One genomic window of Medicago truncatula cultivar Jemalong A17 chromosome 1, MtrunA17r5.0-ANR, whole genome shotgun sequence includes the following:
- the LOC25482398 gene encoding uncharacterized protein C57A10.07: protein MNNFSFTSQSYKSFPAYPKSDFDLESAIPTTTIKRTRKPKNSPIFHLFKMLKKFHHFFKIHPFVAILLLSLSLGITLFVFLSYNATQLNNYAKTDLGFDDYPFSKLRNLVMVAGHSVYMSSGCGKIEKEDSWYLESYQKNPGQAATFVKHIEEGVGIVDKDEEGLLLFSGGETRKDAGPRSEAQSYWAVADFKGWFGKEESVKWRALTEEHARDSFENLLFSVCRFRELTGTYPQNITVVSYDFKEDRFANLHRSAIGFPESRFFYAGTPATSNAKEAALKGEELVRAQFSRDPYGCRGSLYHKKLKRDPFHRSIPYPNGCPEIEPLFRYCGPAPYPGALPWA from the exons ATGAACAATTTCTCATTCACATCACAATCCTACAAATCTTTCCCCGCATACCCAAAATCCGATTTCGATTTAGAATCTGCCATTCCCACAACCACAATCAAACGAACCAGAAAACCCAAAAACTCACCAATTTTCCATCTTTTCAAAATGCTCAAAAAATTCCaccattttttcaaaattcaccctTTCGTAGCTATTTTACTACTATCTTTATCTTTAGGTATAACCCTTTTCGTTTTTCTCTCTTACAATGCAACCCAATTGAACAATTACGCGAAAACTGATCTGGGTTTTGATGATTACCCGTTTTCGAAGCTGAGGAATTTGGTTATGGTTGCTGGTCATTCGGTTTATATGAGTAGTGGTTGTGGGAAGATTGAGAAAGAAGATTCGTGGTATTTGGAGAGTTATCAGAAGAATCCTGGTCAGGCTGCTACGTTTGTGAAGCATATTGAGGAAGGAGTTGGGATTGTCGATAAGGATGAGGAGGGTTTGCTTTTGTTTAGTGGCGGTGAGACGAGGAAAGACGCGGGGCCGAGGAGTGAGGCGCAGAGTTATTGGGCTGTTGCTGATTTTAAAGGATGGTTTG GTAAGGAAGAAAGTGTGAAATGGAGAGCACTTACGGAAGAACATGCAAGGGACAGCTTTGAAAATCTTCTTTTTAGTGTCTGTCGGTTCCGAGAGCTTACTGGCACCTATCCTCAAAATATTACG GTTGTAAGTTATGATTTCAAGGAAGACAGATTTGCAAATCTACATCGTTCTGCCATTGGCTTTCCAGAGTCAAGGTTCTTCTACGCTGGCACACCTGCTACGTCAAATGCAAAAGAAGCTGCTTTAAAAGGCGAGGAATTGGTGAGAGCGCAATTCTCAAGAGATCCGTACGGATGTCGAGGGTCACTTTATCACAAAAAGCTAAAGCGCGACCCATTTCATCGGTCAATTCCATATCCTAATGGATGTCCAGAAATTGAACCTTTGTTCAGATACTGTGGACCAGCTCCATATCCTGGTGCACTCCCGTGGGCATAG
- the LOC112418539 gene encoding uncharacterized protein translates to MEHGSSSFNNNVQHKQAMVRSPTKNEELRLPVRNMTRIMQRALPSYAKISQDAKASTQMFNPSSAIRFLTKSIKSKLDWFCPTWGHASLDQKLLWFTEFKKYCKWHPKYDAKIRQIFEIKGEARFRGMMFQERKNYAKNSEYRPKYIPEPVWNQLIHYWASDKNFKNLSVANTANRASTQGSSIHTAGSISMGEKERRMENETGVKPPVEEVFAICHIRKDKKWVDSRAEHAYGAFKKRKAELLEISMSQNQEEEGLSSESHNNMPDDLTIWKEVAPKGKKGKLYGLGSIGTNTSKYTIGSCSNVFKEKNMEQELLKWKEKVKEQERINQEQKQKLEQQQKRIESNESMLATLFEKLNMPLPPNFACATPMQDEPNDVGEASNENNDDNFGFE, encoded by the exons ATGGAGCATGGAAGTTCCTCATTTAACAACAACGTTCAACACAAGCAAGCTATG GTAAGGAGTCCAACAAAAAATGAGGAATTGCGTCTTCCTGTTAGAAATATGACAAGAATCATGCAACGTGCTCTTCCATCATACGCAAAAATATCTCAAGATGCTAAGGCATCAACACAAAT GTTCAATCCATCATCTGCTATTCGTTTCTTGACGAAATCCATTAAAAGCAAATTGGATTGGTTTTGTCCTACATGGGGACATGCATCTCTTGACCAGAAGTTGTTATGGTTTACTGAATTTAAG AAGTATTGTAAATGGCATCCTAAATATGATGCTAAGATTCGACAAATTTTTGAAATCAAGGGAGAAGCTAGATTCAGAGGTATGATGtttcaagagagaaaaaattatgcaaaaaattCTGAATACAGGCCAAAGTACATCCCTGAGCCAGTATGGAATCAATTAATACATTATTGGGCATCCGataaaaattttaagaatttatcAGTGGCAAACACTGCAAATCGTGCTTCAACTCAAGGTAGCTCCATTCATACTGCTGGTTCTATATCTATGGGTGAGAAGGAACGTAGGATG GAGAATGAAACAGGAGTCAAGCCTCCAGTGGAGGAGGTATTTGCTATTTGCCATATCAGAAAGGATAAGAAATGGGTTGATAGTAGAGCTGAGCATGCCTAT GGAGCTTTTAAGAAGAGAAAAGCAGAGCTTTTGGAAATATCTATGTCTCAAAATCAAGAGGAAGAAGGATTGTCTTCCGAAAGCCATAATAATATGCCAGATGACTTGACTATTTGGAAGGAAGTAGCTCCTAAaggtaaaaaaggaaaattatatgGTTTAGGTTCTATAGGAACAAATACTTCGAAGTATACTATTGGTTCATGCTCGAATGTCTTTAAGGAAAAAAACATGGAACAAGAGCTcttaaaatggaaagaaaaggtAAAAGAGCAAGAACGTATAAACCaagagcaaaaacaaaaattagagcAGCAACAAAAAAGAATTGAGTCAAATGAAAGCATGCTTGCAACTTTATTTGAAAAGTTGAATATGCCATTGCCTCCAAACTTTGCTTGTGCGACACCTATGCAAGATGAACCAAATGATGTTGGTGAAGCCTCTAATGAAAACAATGATGATaattttggatttgaatga